ATTTAAGACCAGCGATGGTTCCTCTGCTCAGTCCACCGGACAGCTGAAGAATGCTGGAACCAAGGAGGAGGCCATCTCCGTCAAGGGTGCCTACTCCTTTGTGGCCGATGATGGAGTCACCTACACCGTCAACTACATCGCCGATGAGAACGGATTCCAGCCCCAGGGTGCCCATCTGCCCGTTGCCCCAGTCGCTTAAGCCATCCAAAGAgttgaaataaattgtttataaaagaATACGATCTTGTTTGATTTGAAAAAAGAGAACTAccaagttttttttatgtcCATATTGATTTACTGCAAAATCCTCCAGTTATGAACTAAAAGCCACGTCAAAAAACCTGAATTTACTGATTTCGTTTTGAAACTCTGACTTCTCacaatattattatacccgttactcgtagagtaaaagggtatactagattcgttgaaaagtatgtaacaggcagaaggaagcgtttccgaccatataaagtatatatattcttgatcaggatcagtagccgagtcgatctggccatgtccgtctgtccgtccgtctgtccgtctgtccgtctgtccgtccgtctgtccgtctgtccgtctgtccgtatgaacgtcgagatctcaggaactacaaaagctagaaagttgagattaaacatacggactccagagacatagacgcagcgcaagtttgttgattcatgttgccacgcccactctaacgcccacaaaccgcataaaactgccacgcccacacttttgaaaaatgttttgatattttttcatttttgtattagtcttgtaaatttctatcgatttgccaaaaaacttgttgccacgcccactctaacgcccacaaaccgcccaaaactgccacgcccacaaatttgaaaaatgttatgatattttttcatttttgtatttgacttgtaaatttctatcgatttgccaaaaaactttttgccacgcccactctaacgcccacaaaccgaaaaaaactgtcagtgttgaagactcgccttcgcacttccactagctgagtaacgggtatcagatagtcggggaactcgactatagcgttctctcttgttttataattgtaagttttttgaatttttaaaatgactGACCGATGATCGATTCttaatccttttttttctttgactTATTACAAATcgtatattattattattatgcagtATGCTTAATTTGTAAAACTAAACTTCAGGATGGATATCTGCCATAGCTGCATTGGCTTTGGCTGCATTGGCTGCATATAAATTACTACATTATTAACATATTCTAACAGCATACTTAAGGGCTAGTCAATAACTAGTTTATTGGCATGAAATGTGGGTAACAAAGTATATTTAGTATTCAAAACGTACATATATTACTTCCACAaatttgctgcttttgtttcaTACTCAATTATTTAAAGCCTATATATTAAAATCTAGTATTATGTTGCTAaagagaaattaaatttcgtcGTTTATTTTATCACGAGGTCAAGATAATTGGCACaaaactattgaaaaatattgaaattaatattaaataaacacatttacTGCAAAATTATACGtagctttttatttattagataGATttgattcaataaataaatccatCATTCAgtgattaattaatttgtttatagaagttgtattaattataattcGAATTCTATAATTGCAGATGAATCGAATGAATAAATAGACTActgaaatgaattaaaaaattagTATAAGAGCTTTTTC
This genomic interval from Drosophila teissieri strain GT53w chromosome 3L, Prin_Dtei_1.1, whole genome shotgun sequence contains the following:
- the LOC122615760 gene encoding larval cuticle protein 65Ag1-like, coding for MKFLIVFVALFALAAAGSFSKEAQIERQYSDVGPDGFSYEFKTSDGSSAQSTGQLKNAGTKEEAISVKGAYSFVADDGVTYTVNYIADENGFQPQGAHLPVAPVA